The sequence GTATCTTTGAAGCTTGCATAGAAAACAAACATCCAGACATTTTTTCCTTATCCCTAATTTTTTGCATCCCTTTTAAATATGGTAAATTTTGGAAATTTGGTAAATTTTGGAAATTTGGTAAATTTTGGAAATTTTATTCTTACTGTCTTTATTTTTGAGAATGATAATTTTTTACATAGTGTTATACACTTCGGGGTGGCCAGGATCAAGGAGGCAACAAAAAGGATGACCCGGAGAATGAAAATGGGCCAAACTTGAAATATCCTTGTAACAATCGGTTTGCCTGGAGGCCCACTGTCAATGCTCCCTCCATCCCCTGGAGTCTCACAGAACGGAGGGGCCCAGCCATATTTGCAGTGGCAGTTTTTCTTGCTGTTACACACCCCTCGATGGTTACACTTTTGAGGTTCGCAGTCATAACTGAGGAGAGACACATCGAGGCAGGTCCTGTTAATGCATATCAGGCCAGGTCCGCAGAAGGTGCCGTCTTCGACGTCCCCGATATCAGGGATTCTCAGTGTGTGCATTGCTTCATGGTAGTCCGTCCCCCAGCACATGGTATTGCCGTCTTTCACATGAGTTTGAATGACTGACGTATGGTCCGGCATAGAAGGAATGGTCTTCACATTGACACACTGCACTCTTCCACACAACATATCACGTGTTGCACATTCTTTATAAAGGTTTTGCTCTAACCCACAGTTCCCAAATCGGTCAACATATCCATTCACCTCCTCATAACACAATAACGGAGCATCCACGGCTTCTTTACCAAAAAGGGCTCTGCACTGCCGAAGGTGGGAACTACAACCCCCACGGTAACAGACGGCGCCGTTACTACAAGGGGTCCCGTCCTGCTTGTACACATCTTCTGGGCACATACTTGAGGTCCCATTACAGAACTCATCGAGGTCACATTCAGTTTGCTTCGGCCTACAGACCGTTGTTGCTGGAACAAATTGGCATCCTTTGCAGCACAGTTCAGAAGTGCACTCCGCCCCGGGGCTCAATGTGCAGTTTGACAGGCAACAGGCATCTTTCTCACACTCCTCCTCTGATCCACAGTCACAGCCTTCTCCCCGGTCCACCACTTTGTTACCACATATCTCTACTACCGAAAACTGCTCTGGAATATTATTGAGACAGGAGGCAAATAACTGGCTTGTGAAGGTGAAAAAACGATTGAAGCTACAGTTACTGAAACCACCACTCCGGACGCCAGTGTTCTCCATAATACATGATGTTCCTTTGCACTGACAATAGCGACCATCGTGGTTCATGCCGCAGCCATGTCCCAATTCGTGAGTGAACCACAGTGCAGGACCAAGCAGCGAGTTGCCTTGCAGACTAGATACAGATGCCATGCGACTTGCATTACAGGCGCCACCGTTACTGGCCAACCCTGTTAAATTGCCAAAAGCCTTGGACACAAACAAATGTGAAAAGTCATGTCGGATACGAGGATATATGTCATTTAGCTGGTAGCGTGAAAAATCATTAAGTAAACGAGCTAACTTTGAATGCTTAGTATTCACTTTGTCACGGTCTGTCCAGACCTCCACGGCTTTCAAAACGATTCGAGCTTTCAGCTCCTGAAAGTGTGAGTCTGCAAAATTCACCAGGACAATGGTGTCCTGGATGACTGCGGATAAGTTGCTTTTCCTGAATTTGTACCTGGCGTTGTCCACCGCCACGGCCAACTCCATGTACTTGGGGTGTATGTAGGAGTCGTGCCAGTCGATCTGACGGGAAGAGGCCGGCGGCCGGAACTGGGCCGCCTGGCGGGCGATCTCCTCGTCGGTGAGGCCGCAGGTCAGGTTGCCCGGCGGCCGGTCGACCAGCCGGGACACCCGGTGCTCGAAGGTGGCGGAGGCCGGCAGGGGCTCCACCTGGTAGAGGCAGCCGTGCAGCTGCAGCATCCCCCAGAGCCCCCGGAAGCAGGTGCTGAAGGTGGCCAGGGAATCCGGGGCGCCCTCCACGGCCCCGCGGTAGTAGCAGTCGTGGGGCACGGGGGGCTGCTCCTCCACCAGCTCGCCCCGGGCCGTGAAGGTGAAGACGGGCAGGCGGCGGGgcagcagcagctgcttgggCCGCAGGTGCAGCACGTGCGTCCGGCCGTCGAGGGGCAGCAGGTAGGACAGCCGGCCGGGCTCCTGGGCCTCCCCGCGGCGGGGGGTCAGCCTCCGGGGGATGACCACTTCGGACCGGGAGAAGCCCCACCCGTCGGGCTCGGGGGCGGCGAGGAGGTAGCCCAGGCCCAGCAGCAGGAGCGCGGGCCCCGACGGCCCCATGGCGCCCCCTTGGCGCCCGCCCCTCCTCCtggccgccggcagggggcggggcggagcgggGCGGGGCGCGTCCGGCGCGCGACCCCGTAGGCTCCGCGCCTCAACCGTCCCTGCGCTTGGAGGGCCCGCGCAGGCGCCCTCTGCCGGCCGTTAGGGGCGCGCTGGAGGGAAAAGGCGGGAAACTTGGGCAAAGGGGCCGATGACGAGAGGCgcggggggaggggaaaagaggacgaAGGGTGCGGGAGGGAAGGAGACCCCAACATTCGGTCTCCTTACCCAAACTACCAGCTCTTGACGCacaattcaatcaccttgccccctcctacctcacctcgctggtctcctattacaacccagccgttACACTTAcagcctcaaatcaatcaatcaatcgtatttatcgagcgcttactgtgtgcagagcactgtactaagcgcttgggaagtacaagttggcaacatctagagacagtccctacccaacagtgggctcacagtctaatgccaacctactcactgaaactcgatctcgtctatctcgctgctgccagttgcccatgtcctgcctctggcctgggataccctccccccttcctatctgacagacagctactctccccaacttcaatgcttattgaaggctcatctcctccaagaggccttttccgactaaacccccatttcgttctgggtcacccttgcccTAGGATTTGGACtctttattcagccccacagtacttatgtacgtattcgTCATTGTACACAACCACGCCACTGTGCGGGACCCCTAGCTCTCctgcctcttcatcatcatcatcatcaatcgtatttattgagcgcttactgtgtgcagagcactgtactaagcgcttgggaagtacaagttggcaacatatagagacagtccctacccaacagtgggctcacagtctccaaggcCCGTAAGGCTAAGATGACCCCGGTTTGACCAATTCCATTGGCAGTCATTCCCGGCGTAACAAACCGCCCTAGAGAAGCACTGGGATTGACCAGTCACGGTCCAAGTGCCCATCGGGTGCGTGTGAGGCCACTCCAACCTGCTGGGGTTGGTTCACGGGATGCCAATGTTTAGGCGGCTCATCCACCATCAGCCCGTTTAGTTGCAGGCTACAGGGAAgcttagtttattcattcattcaatcatatttattgagtgcttactgtgtgcagagcactgtactaagcgcttggagtttAATCAATCCCCTTGTCATTTCGGGGTGAGCACGGGGGCTGCTCAGATCTGTAGGAGGCTGTGCAACAGCCCTGCTCATCTTCTTTGCCCACATAACCAATATTCTGGATTGCCTTCTTGTGTAAGG comes from Tachyglossus aculeatus isolate mTacAcu1 chromosome 16, mTacAcu1.pri, whole genome shotgun sequence and encodes:
- the LOC119938391 gene encoding disintegrin and metalloproteinase domain-containing protein 30-like, whose product is MGPSGPALLLLGLGYLLAAPEPDGWGFSRSEVVIPRRLTPRRGEAQEPGRLSYLLPLDGRTHVLHLRPKQLLLPRRLPVFTFTARGELVEEQPPVPHDCYYRGAVEGAPDSLATFSTCFRGLWGMLQLHGCLYQVEPLPASATFEHRVSRLVDRPPGNLTCGLTDEEIARQAAQFRPPASSRQIDWHDSYIHPKYMELAVAVDNARYKFRKSNLSAVIQDTIVLVNFADSHFQELKARIVLKAVEVWTDRDKVNTKHSKLARLLNDFSRYQLNDIYPRIRHDFSHLFVSKAFGNLTGLASNGGACNASRMASVSSLQGNSLLGPALWFTHELGHGCGMNHDGRYCQCKGTSCIMENTGVRSGGFSNCSFNRFFTFTSQLFASCLNNIPEQFSVVEICGNKVVDRGEGCDCGSEEECEKDACCLSNCTLSPGAECTSELCCKGCQFVPATTVCRPKQTECDLDEFCNGTSSMCPEDVYKQDGTPCSNGAVCYRGGCSSHLRQCRALFGKEAVDAPLLCYEEVNGYVDRFGNCGLEQNLYKECATRDMLCGRVQCVNVKTIPSMPDHTSVIQTHVKDGNTMCWGTDYHEAMHTLRIPDIGDVEDGTFCGPGLICINRTCLDVSLLSYDCEPQKCNHRGVCNSKKNCHCKYGWAPPFCETPGDGGSIDSGPPGKPIVTRIFQVWPIFILRVILFVASLILATPKCITLCKKLSFSKIKTVRIKFPKFTKFPKFTKFPKFTIFKRDAKN